CCATTAGCAAGGCCAGCGCTGCGGTTAGAACGACATGCTTCTTCATTCAAGTCTCCTCCTGTGTGGAACGGATATGGAATAACAGTCTCTAGGATCGGAAGGATTGTAATTTCAGCCCCAGTCCGCCTGCCAGGGCAAGGGCCAGGCTGACCCACGGGGAGATATGGATGACCGGAAACAGATTGTCGAGGAACATACCGGCGAAGATGGCGGCCACCGCCACCGCGATATAGATGCCCAAGCCCCGGATATCGAAGCTCCTCTGCTTCGGGCGGTCCTCCTCGGCTAAGGAGGCCATCCATTTCATAATAAGTTCAATCAGCACAACTGAACCAAAGGCCACAATAATAATAGTGAAAATGCTGAGCTGGCCGAAGATCTCGGCAGGCCCGCCGCTCCACTGCATCAGGAGTCCGCCCGCCCCCATCGCGCCGAACATAATCGTCAGCGCCGCCATAGAGATCATCAGGGAGCTGGCCAGCCTGCTGCGCGGAGTGCGCGGGGGGCTGCTGTCCATTACCTCCCGGAAATAGTCGGCGGGGTGCTCGCCGAAGATCTGCCGGGCTGTCTTGCCCTTGGCTTGTCCCTTCAAGAGCAGCTCCGCCGCCTCCAGCAGCAGCTTCTCTGCACGTACAGCCTCTACTGAACTGGCGCGCATCGCCAGAATCATATCCTCGTAATAGGAGCGGTTTGCAGGCGTCATCTGCTCCCGCAGCCGGTTATTCTGCTTAATCATAGCTTTGACTTTCATAGTGTGGACCTATACCTCCAGCATAGAGTGATCAGGACTGTCTTTAACCTAGAGTATACGTTTGTGCACCAGCGGTGTGCAAGGACAACGCGTGAATAATCCTTTTGGAAGAGTAAACACTGAAGAGGTGGTCACCTAAGCAACTATCACTCAGAGGAAAGGCAGGGAGTGTTATGGAAGAAGAGAAAGAGCAGGTTCAGAGTACCGCTGAGGACGGTGTGATCCC
This region of Paenibacillus sp. FSL K6-1096 genomic DNA includes:
- a CDS encoding DUF1129 family protein, giving the protein MKVKAMIKQNNRLREQMTPANRSYYEDMILAMRASSVEAVRAEKLLLEAAELLLKGQAKGKTARQIFGEHPADYFREVMDSSPPRTPRSRLASSLMISMAALTIMFGAMGAGGLLMQWSGGPAEIFGQLSIFTIIIVAFGSVVLIELIMKWMASLAEEDRPKQRSFDIRGLGIYIAVAVAAIFAGMFLDNLFPVIHISPWVSLALALAGGLGLKLQSFRS